The window GTGAATGTCAGAAGCCCATTATATAGCTGAAAACTCAACCCGTCTGAACTCCCTAACCAGAACGCAGGACAGTTCACAATAACCGTGAAAAATAAGAAAATCAGCGTCGATAACAGCAGCGCTAGACCAAATTTAAGAAAGCCTATCATCGATTTATCTCCAAAAGTGACATAAATTAAAAGTGCGAATAAGACGTCCCCAATTGCACTTACCGACATGCGGCTAATGAGAACATGAAGCAGAACTGGCTTTGGTTGCGTTAAATAAATATCAAGCTGTCCGGTTGCGATCAGATTCGAAATGCGCATCGCATTACCGAAAAACGTAGCCATAACGCCGAAGCCGCCAGCCGCTACAGCCCAGAGCATCATCACATCCTGTAGTTCCCATCCATTCAATACAGGAAATCGGCCAAAATAAAGTCCCCAGAACACAATCCAAACCACATTATTGATAATCATCATACCGGCCGTGAGAAAGAAGCTCATCCGAAACTCCATGGCGCCAGCAAGATTAAGTTTCCAGCATTGCCAGACGAAACGAAGTAAACGCCTGAATTTACCTGGCTGTTCAAATTCACTAATGGGTGTCAATTTGCGGCTATCCACCATTAACATTGAGCTTTTTCACTCCTTTTCTATAGACCAATGAGACAATTATGCCAATGATAACAACCCATATCAGCTGTGTGCAGATCATTCTTGGCAATTGAACTGCATCAAAGGTCACGGTTGTCTTGGCCGGGATGTAGACAATGGCTTGAAACGGCAGCCAACGACCTACCTGCTGCAGCACGTCGGGAAATAACTCCAGAGGCATCAGCATGCCGCCAATCGTGAATAGAAATTTGTTGTATACGAACTCCAGCCCTCGTGTCTCCTCCACCCAAAAAGAGCTTAGCGCTAAAACCATATTCAACATGAAATTAACCGTGAAACCGCACAAAGCCACAACTGGCAACCATAGTAACCCATAACCAAAATCAGGCGGACCAATAATGAGCAAACCTAACAAACCGCCAATCGCCGCGTTGACGAGAAACCGCATCGCAGCTTCGCTCATATATTCGACGTAGTGAAAGGCGACAAAGCTAACAGGACGGACGAATTTGAACACGATATCCCCGCTTTTCACTTCTTCCTCTACGCGTGTGCAGAGACTTGGACAGGCGAGGATCATCGATTCCGTTATTACGAGATACCACATGATCTGCTTGAAGCTGAAGCCTCCTATAGATTCCGTTCCTTCGCCATGAAACGTTGCCTGCCATAGTTGAAGAAAAATATAAAGAATCAACAGCAGAAACAACGAGCGGATAAGAAAATCAGCCACATAAGCAAGTTGATTGCGAAGTGTGATTTTGCCGATAAAGACATATTTAACCGATTTTCTCCAGTTGTTCATGTCCTTTCTCCTCCTTTCCGAAGCTCCCGTACATACGTGTGATGATGTCCTCCATCGGTGGATCTTCAACCGTAACGTCGATAATCCGGTGCTCAGACATGATCTGGGACAGCGCTGCTTCAATCGTTGTTTGACTCATATCGACGGAAAGAACAATTCTTACACCACTTCGTTCGAGTACTTTCACCCCGACAATTTCTAGGGAATCGGGCTCCTCTCCCAATACAAGGCGGACTGTTTTTTGTGTCAAAAACTGCTGCTTCATCACCTCGACTCGGTCATCGAAGACAATCCTGCCGTGATTGATTACAATCGCCCGGTCACATAGCCGCTCAATATCACCAGCATCATGGGACGTAAGAAACACAGTTGTTCCTTCTTCACGTTTTAACTCTAGAATAAGCTCGCGTATTCGTTGTTTAACGACAACGTCTAGTCCAATCGTAGGTTCATCAAGGAACAGCACCTGCGGGCGGTGCATCAAGGAAGCAGCGATCTCACAGCGCATCCGTTCGCCTAGCGAGAGCTTCCTGACTGCCGTATGCAAATAGGGTCCAAGTTCAAATCTCTCGATGAGATCATCACGCCGGCGTATATACTCACTGCGCCGCAGCTCGTAAATACGGCTCATTAGCTCGAAGGTATCGATGGGTGGCAGATGATACCAAAGCTGCGACTTTTGCCCGAAGACAGAGCCTATTCGATAGCTTAGCTTCGTCCGCTCCTTCCATGGACAGCAGCCTAGAACTTCAGCCTGGCCTGTTGTAGGATGAAGAATGCCTGTCAGCATCTTAATAGTCGTGGATTTCCCGGCACCATTCGGTCCGAGAAAGGCAAGTGTTTCCCCCTGATCCACGGAGAATGTTATCCCCTCTACAGCTGACTTGTCTACATACTCCGGCTTTAAAAGTGTCCTTACACTCGCCATAAAGCCTTCTTCTTTTTTCTTGAGTCGAAAGGATTTCCCCAATTGGTCCACACGGATCGATGCCATCTCTGTTCCCTCCACTTTTTATTTCGGTAAAGCAAAAAAGACCTCAGTCCGTTTCGCCTAAACAGGCGGAACTTTCCGAAGGTCTTTTATCCCTTACGGTGTAACACGTCAGGTATCCGTGTCGGCTTCGCTCGGTTCGCCACCTTTGTAGGTTCGGATCCCTAGAAGCCCTTCCGTTTATTTTCCACATATTAACACATGATGTCATGTACAGACAACACTTTTTTTGCGACTCATCCAAGCAAAAAAAAGCCTGTTGCAGATGCACAGACTTTTTACGCTAACCCTCTTTCGTTGCGCTATTGGGTTTGATGAGATTGCGAAGATTGCGAAGATTGTTGAGATTGTTGAGATTGTTGAGATTGTTGAGACTGTTGAGATTCTTGAGATTGTTGAGATTCTTGAGATTCTTGTGTCGTTTGTAATTCTTGTTTTAAACTTTCCGTCTTTTGCTGGGCTTGCTGAATTTGTCCCTGAAGATCCTGCAGCTGTTGTTCTGCTTCGGACAATGCAGCTTCAGTCGCCTGTGTATAAATATCCTGAGCAACTTGCAGCGTTTGTTCAGCAGCTTGCTCAGCTTTTTGGGCAGCTTGTTTAATTTGCTCAAAGCCTTGTTGATTTTGTTGCGGCGTTTGTTGTTGCATAGAGATACCCCCAGCTGAATTTTTCATACCCGATTAATTTTAGTAAATGTTCCTTTTTTTATTCCTAATGAATATACTCGCCTCTCATCGTCAAAGTATCAGACAGCACGGGAGTCGGAATGATAAATTCTACAATACCCATATAACCGGGTGAAACCTCGTATTTTTGGAAAGAGAGAACAAGTTGACCGTTTGAATTGATATAGAAGTTTTGATCCATCGTGATGGTTTTGAAGTATGAATTTACCTCATTAGCAACACCCTCAACCCAGTAAATCTTCTGCGGGTCCCGCATCATCTGTTCCTTCATTTGCTCCTTAATATTTTCACTGATAACATCAATATAATCATCATTTTTAAACAAACTTGGCAAAGTAATGAGCAATTGTTTCTTCTTGTCGATTGTGTCGTATTTGAATGTTGTTGAGGAGGATCCGACTGTATTTACCACGTATCTTCCCACTGAGAGGATCTGATCATTATCAGTTTTAATGACATATCCGCTATCTACCCCTAAATGACCGCCGCCACTTTGCTTCATACTTTCCATTTCAATGATGAAATCAGTATATAACTTCTTGCCTTCTTCTAGATATTTGTTATTCAGGGTATCTTCCAAGGTTTTATTATCCAAATTCGTGATAACTGGCACTTCTAAATTAGCTTTATAGGTTCCATCGTTGAACTTATATTCTCTAAACGTTAGCACCTTAACGATGTCACCAACGAGAGGCACCTCAGACAAAGCATGGGCCAAAGTAGGACTGGTATTGATACCTGTGACAAACAAGATAGCCGCCGCCGCAACTGCAAATCCCCAATTAACATTGCTTTTTCTTCTCTTATTCTGCTTAATGGCTTGGTTTACAATAAAATCCAGTTCTTTTGGAATCGGAATATCCATATAGTGTTGTTTCATTTGTTCTAGTTTTTCATTCATTTTAGTTGACCTCCTCTAACTTATCGTCGATCATTTTAATCCGGAGTAATCGGAGGGCTTGATACAACCGTGTTTTTATCGTACTGCTGTTTTCTTGTAAAACCTCGGCGATTTCATCAATCTTCAAATCCTCGAAAAATCTTAGTAATATCACACTTCGATAGATTGTCGGCAAATCATCTAGTGCCCTTTCCAGATCAATATTAGGATAGGCATCTTCACTGCCTTGAGCATACGATTCCATCGTGATATCATCAACGACTTGAATTTTTTTATGCTTCCTCAAGAAATCCAATGAAGTATTTACTACAATCCTGTAAAACCAGCTCTTTATGGATGCGGTGTCTTTCAGAGAGCAAGCTGAGGCAAAAGACTTATGTATGGCGTCTTGAACGACATCGAGGGCATCTTCCGAATTTTTCACGTAACTATATGCTAATCGATAAACATTTTCTTTATGTTCTGTTATACATGCAATCAGCAACTTTTCTAACTTGCCATTCATCGTCATGAGGTTAAAAGACGCTCCTTTTTCTACGCGCGTATAAGATTTGGTCTTGTATGAGCTAGGACGTGCGAGTGCGTAGAATAGTTTGGTACACTACATAATAGCACAGGGTCAGAGGCTTCGAATCGACCTTCTTCTACCAATTTCCCTTGCCCACTGCTATACTAACAGCAAGAAGAAGCTAGTGAGGTGACATTTACCTATGAACATTATTAAAGTTAAAGATCGCCTTGAATTAGAAAAAAGAATCCCTACTATGCCTTGGTATATTGAGAAATTTATCAATTATAAGCTGCCAGACCTCTCTCCATCCTCATTACTTGAGTATGTGCGTGATTACGAAATCTTTCTATCCTGGCTGCTGGCCGAAGGATTAAGTTCTGCTCCCTCTATGAACCAAGTTCCTCTGGAGGATTTGGAGAAATTACATATGGATAGCGTTGATAACTTTCGCATGTTCCTAGCTACTCGTAAAGTTCAGGCTAATGTGAAAACCACGATTAACCGTAAGCTTTCCGCTTTACGTTCCTTATTCCATTATTTAAGCCAAATTGCAGAGGACGATAATTTCTACCCGCTTCTGAAGCGGAATGTGATGGCCAAAGTAGAGATCAAACGATCGCATAGGCCCAAGGACAGTGCCGCAAAGCTCGAGGGCAAGCTGCTCCAAGAAGAGGAAATTGTAGAATTTATTGCGTATGTACAGCATGGTTATGAGCACGATGTAGCTACCAATAAGCAAGCTCTCTACTCCTACGAGTTGAATAGAATAAGAGATACTTGCATCATTACTCTCATACTTAATTCGGGGCTTCGTGTATCGGAAGTATTCAATCTGAACGTCGATGATATTGACCTTAAGAAGAAGCTTACCTATGTATATCGTAAAGGTAAGAATGATGACACGTTCAAAACTCCCGTTTACTTCCGTAATGAAGCTATTCAAGCTCTAACGGACTATATCAACATCCGCTCAACTCGCTATAAGCCGCTCAAAAAGGAAAAAGCCCTCTTCCTTGCCATCGCAAATGGCAAAAAAGAGGGCGAACGTATGACGAAACGGGCTATCCAAGAACTCGTTATCAAGTATGCCAAGCGCTTCGGCAAGCCCTACCTATCTGTTCATAAGCTGCGGCACTCGTTCGCCACAGATTATTACTTACAGAATGACTTGTACAAAACACAAGAGCAGCTCGGCCATGCTTCCCCTGAAACAACACAAATCTATGCGCATCTCACGGATAAAACAATGTCCGAAGCGATTGATAAACGGCTGGAATCCTGAAGATTACTTCAGGATTTCTTCAATTTTAGCCAATTCTTCTGGAGAGAATGCTAGGTTTTTGAGTGCAGCTACGTTCTCTTCAATTTGAGACACACGACTTGCACCAATCAGCGCTGACGTTACTCGCTCGCCGCGGAGAACCCAAGCAAGCGACATTTGCGCCAGGCTTTGGCCACGACTGCTCGCTATCTCATTCAGTTGATTAATTTGTGCAAGTTTCTCTTCCGTAATATCTTTCGTGTTCAGGAATTGACTCTTCCCGCCCGCGCGAGAATCATTTGGCACCCCACTCACGTATTTGTTCGTCAGCAGGCCTTGTGCAAGCGGACAAAACGCGATGCTGCCTACACCAAACTCATCCAGCACGTCCTGCAGGCCATTCTCAATCCAACGATTCAGCATGCTGTAGGATGGTTGATGAATCAGCAGCGGTGTTCCCAGACCTTTCAGAATGGTTACTGCTTCTTTCGTTTGCTCTGCCGTATAATTGGATAGCCCTATGTACAACGCTTTACCTTGACGAACTATTAAATCCAGGGCAGCCATTGTCTCTTCGAATGGCGTATTCGGATCCGGTCTGTGTGAATAGAAAATATCTACATATTCCAATCCCATTCTTTTCAAACTTTGATCCAAGCTGGATACTAGATATTTCTTGGAACCCCACTCTCCATAAGGACCTTCCCACATGTGGTAACCCGCTTTGGTTGAGATGATCAGCTCATCACGATACGCGGCCAAGTCGCTTTTTAACACCTTACCAAACATTTCCTCAGCTGACCCTGGCGGCGGCCCGTAGTTATTAGCCAAATCAAAATGGGTAATCCCTAAGTCAAAAGAGCGAAGCAGCATAGCTCTTCCATTCTCATGGAGATCTAATCCACCGAAATTGTGCCACAAACCTAATGATATGGCCGGGAGCTTAAGTCCCGATTTACCTGAACGATTATATTTCATTTCTGCATAACGCGTTGAGCTTGCTTGATAGACCATTTTTGTCCTCCTCAGAGTTTTCGTAGAAAACTTACTTCGTAAGCATCCACTTATGTTTTCGTAGATAACTTATCTCGTAAGCATCTACCAAAGTTTCACCATTAAACTGGCTTCTTAAGTATTAGTATAGGTTAACCGAGGCAACAAAAAAAGAACTAAAAAAAACGTGTCTTACTTACCTCTAGGTTAGTTATGCTTTTATTTTGCCTACAATCAGAAATAAAACTGCCGAATTCCTTCGACAGTTTTTTCGAAATTATTTACATTTGCCACAACCGCAGTTACATTTACGTTTTGATTTGTGAGCCATTTTTCCTTTTGATTTCACAGTGGACTTTGCGCTTCCGCGTAATCCACCACACCGCAGACAATCCGCAATACATTGATTTCGCCCAACTACAAATAATCGATTGCACACATTACGACAGAAACGACCACAGTTAGGAGCGAGAACATTGTTGCCCAGATAAACACCTTTAGGCATACCTAAACACCACCTTTTCAATTGGTGTTATATGGTATTCCAACCAGAGAAGTATCGATTGTACGATTACCCCTATCTTTATGCTATTTGAGCAAAGTAAGCACAAGCTCCGAGCCATTCAATTCCAGCCACTCCGTTTTGTCAAACGTGTTATGAATAATATCAACGAGCACGCCTTGAGCATCC is drawn from Paenibacillus sp. V4I7 and contains these coding sequences:
- the mgrA gene encoding L-glyceraldehyde 3-phosphate reductase, which codes for MVYQASSTRYAEMKYNRSGKSGLKLPAISLGLWHNFGGLDLHENGRAMLLRSFDLGITHFDLANNYGPPPGSAEEMFGKVLKSDLAAYRDELIISTKAGYHMWEGPYGEWGSKKYLVSSLDQSLKRMGLEYVDIFYSHRPDPNTPFEETMAALDLIVRQGKALYIGLSNYTAEQTKEAVTILKGLGTPLLIHQPSYSMLNRWIENGLQDVLDEFGVGSIAFCPLAQGLLTNKYVSGVPNDSRAGGKSQFLNTKDITEEKLAQINQLNEIASSRGQSLAQMSLAWVLRGERVTSALIGASRVSQIEENVAALKNLAFSPEELAKIEEILK
- a CDS encoding RNA polymerase sigma factor produces the protein MNGKLEKLLIACITEHKENVYRLAYSYVKNSEDALDVVQDAIHKSFASACSLKDTASIKSWFYRIVVNTSLDFLRKHKKIQVVDDITMESYAQGSEDAYPNIDLERALDDLPTIYRSVILLRFFEDLKIDEIAEVLQENSSTIKTRLYQALRLLRIKMIDDKLEEVN
- the xerS gene encoding tyrosine recombinase XerS; protein product: MNIIKVKDRLELEKRIPTMPWYIEKFINYKLPDLSPSSLLEYVRDYEIFLSWLLAEGLSSAPSMNQVPLEDLEKLHMDSVDNFRMFLATRKVQANVKTTINRKLSALRSLFHYLSQIAEDDNFYPLLKRNVMAKVEIKRSHRPKDSAAKLEGKLLQEEEIVEFIAYVQHGYEHDVATNKQALYSYELNRIRDTCIITLILNSGLRVSEVFNLNVDDIDLKKKLTYVYRKGKNDDTFKTPVYFRNEAIQALTDYINIRSTRYKPLKKEKALFLAIANGKKEGERMTKRAIQELVIKYAKRFGKPYLSVHKLRHSFATDYYLQNDLYKTQEQLGHASPETTQIYAHLTDKTMSEAIDKRLES
- a CDS encoding ABC transporter permease — its product is MLMVDSRKLTPISEFEQPGKFRRLLRFVWQCWKLNLAGAMEFRMSFFLTAGMMIINNVVWIVFWGLYFGRFPVLNGWELQDVMMLWAVAAGGFGVMATFFGNAMRISNLIATGQLDIYLTQPKPVLLHVLISRMSVSAIGDVLFALLIYVTFGDKSMIGFLKFGLALLLSTLIFLFFTVIVNCPAFWLGSSDGLSFQLYNGLLTFTTYPTSIFRGLGKIVLFTVLPAGFISYLPIGLLRQVDIPFISGAIAVTGLLCLGGMYLFYTGLRRYASGNMMGLRR
- a CDS encoding DUF3298 and DUF4163 domain-containing protein, translating into MNEKLEQMKQHYMDIPIPKELDFIVNQAIKQNKRRKSNVNWGFAVAAAAILFVTGINTSPTLAHALSEVPLVGDIVKVLTFREYKFNDGTYKANLEVPVITNLDNKTLEDTLNNKYLEEGKKLYTDFIIEMESMKQSGGGHLGVDSGYVIKTDNDQILSVGRYVVNTVGSSSTTFKYDTIDKKKQLLITLPSLFKNDDYIDVISENIKEQMKEQMMRDPQKIYWVEGVANEVNSYFKTITMDQNFYINSNGQLVLSFQKYEVSPGYMGIVEFIIPTPVLSDTLTMRGEYIH
- a CDS encoding ABC-2 family transporter protein encodes the protein MNNWRKSVKYVFIGKITLRNQLAYVADFLIRSLFLLLILYIFLQLWQATFHGEGTESIGGFSFKQIMWYLVITESMILACPSLCTRVEEEVKSGDIVFKFVRPVSFVAFHYVEYMSEAAMRFLVNAAIGGLLGLLIIGPPDFGYGLLWLPVVALCGFTVNFMLNMVLALSSFWVEETRGLEFVYNKFLFTIGGMLMPLELFPDVLQQVGRWLPFQAIVYIPAKTTVTFDAVQLPRMICTQLIWVVIIGIIVSLVYRKGVKKLNVNGG
- a CDS encoding ATP-binding cassette domain-containing protein, with product MASIRVDQLGKSFRLKKKEEGFMASVRTLLKPEYVDKSAVEGITFSVDQGETLAFLGPNGAGKSTTIKMLTGILHPTTGQAEVLGCCPWKERTKLSYRIGSVFGQKSQLWYHLPPIDTFELMSRIYELRRSEYIRRRDDLIERFELGPYLHTAVRKLSLGERMRCEIAASLMHRPQVLFLDEPTIGLDVVVKQRIRELILELKREEGTTVFLTSHDAGDIERLCDRAIVINHGRIVFDDRVEVMKQQFLTQKTVRLVLGEEPDSLEIVGVKVLERSGVRIVLSVDMSQTTIEAALSQIMSEHRIIDVTVEDPPMEDIITRMYGSFGKEEKGHEQLEKIG